In Musa acuminata AAA Group cultivar baxijiao chromosome BXJ2-3, Cavendish_Baxijiao_AAA, whole genome shotgun sequence, the following proteins share a genomic window:
- the LOC135584407 gene encoding phosphoinositide phosphatase SAC2-like isoform X1 yields the protein MAADQDPAAEAATVAPAGSGYLQKFRLYETRSKFYMVGSNKSRTLWKVLKIDRLEPSELSIREDPTTYSESECFELLKRVHEGNISTGGLKFVTKCYGIAGFVKFLGPYYMLLITRRRKIGTICGHTIYTVSKSEMVPLPNSAVQSNFAYSKDENRYKRLLCNVDLTKDFFFSYSYNIMRSLQMNLCNNETGIILYETMFVWNEFLTRGVRNHLKNTTWTVALVYGYFKQVKLSICGKDFWLTLIARRSRHCAGTRFLKRGVNEKGRVANDVELEQIVFEDISKGVPAEITSIVQNRGSIPLFWSQETSKLNIRPDIILHKKDRNFEATRLHFGNLVKRYGNPIIILNLIKSREKKPRESLLRAEFANAIDFINKDLPEEKRLKFLHWDIQKHTRRKGSNVLELLGKVAAYALDITGFFYCQITPALKIEDGPKSPEQLRHYSGELLCNSPDSSEVTVSSYDSSWKDEVHNSDVTGSEFSGDKTKQNEDSLADEVQNSASSQNKNSADKTRYKGDNFAKILKFQKGVLRTNCIDCLDRTNVAQYAYGLAALGYQLHALGFMDLLKVDLDSPLADDLMALYERMGDTLALQYGGSAAHNKVIFSERRGQWKAATQSQELFRTIQRYYSNAYMDAEKQDSINLFLGHFQPQQGKPAIWELDTKQQRMIGQHHTFADENKRSSFFRSFIIRSLSDGNIPCESHTPVPSSDTGPKSLVSSALPPRMQQESDVKGLCDSTPEISTCENDISYSRYTPTISKRQLFSDGGHVCFSEHRFNDSNCSNFLDFDWLSSSGNSCEDEGYERSSLINSPTGNLSTENIIDEEINILSDEGPNIEEVEPKQGEPAIDAAQSSNLGEFSDGFAHWVAYGGTLCY from the exons ATGGCGGCGGATCAGGACCCGGCAGCGGAGGCCGCCACCGTCGCCCCTGCCGGGAGTGGTTACCTCCAGAAGTTTAGGCTCTACGAGACTCGATCG AAATTTTATATGGTTGGAAGCAATAAGAGTAGAACACTGTGGAAAGTATTAAAGATTGATAGGTTGGAGCCTTCTGAGCTGAGTATTCGTGAGGACCCAACCACGTACTCTGAAAGTGAATGTTTTGAGTTGCTGAAGCGAGTACATGAGGGAAACATTTCCACTGGTGGATTAAAATTTGTGACCAAATGTTATGGTATTGCTG GGTTTGTCAAGTTCCTGGGGCCCTACTACATGCTGCTCATTACTCGAAGAAGGAAGATTGGTACTATATGCGGTCACACTATTTATACTGTCTCCAAGAGTGAAATGGTTCCACTTCCAAATTCTGCTGTTCAGTCCAATTTTGCCTATTCTAAGGATGAGAACAG ATACAAGAGGCTACTATGCAATGTGGATCTCACAAAGGACTTCTTCTTCAGCTACTCATACAACATCATGCGCAGTCTTCAAATGAACCTATGTAATAATGAGACAGGGATAATTCTCTATGAAACAATGTTCGTCTGGAATGAGTTTTTGACACGTGGTGTTCGTAATCATCTCAAAAACACTACTTGGACTGTTGCATTAGTTTATGGATATTTTAAGCAG GTTAAACTTTCAATATGTGGCAAAGATTTTTGGTTGACACTCATTGCTAGACGTTCTCGTCATTGTGCTGGCACCAG GTTCCTCAAACGTGGTGTTAATGAGAAGGGTCGTGTAGCCAATGATGTTGAGCTAGAACAGATTGTGTTTGAAGATATTTCTAAAGGGGTTCCTGCAGAAATAACTTCCATCGTGCAGAATAGAGGCTCCATCCCCCTCTTCTGGTCCCAGGAAACTTCAAAATTAAATATCCGGCCTGATATTATCT TGCACAAGAAGGACAGGAACTTTGAAGCTACCCGACTTCACTTTGGAAATCTTGTAAAGAGATATGGCAACCCAATAATTATCTTAAATTTGATTAAG TCACGTGAGAAGAAGCCTCGAGAATCTTTGCTTCGAGCTGAGTTTGCTAATGCGATTGATTTCATAAATAAAGATTTACCAGAGGAGAAACGCCTGAAATTTTTGCACTGGGATATTCAAAAGCATACTAGAAG AAAAGGTTCAAATGTGCTGGAATTATTAGGCAAAGTTGCAGCATATGCATTGGATATAACAGGCTTCTTTTATTGTCAAATAACACCAGCCTTGAAAATTGAGGATGGTCCTAAGAGTCCAGAACAACT AAGACATTATTCTGGAGAATTGTTGTGCAATAGTCCAGACAGCTCAGAAGTTACCGTTAGTTCTTACGACAGTTCCTGGAAGGATGAAGTGCATAACTCAGATGTCACTGGAAGTGAATTTTCTGGAGACAAAACCAAACAAAATGAAGACAGTTTGGCTGATGAAGTACAGAACTCTGCTAGCTCTCAAAATAAAAATTCTGCAGATAAAACTAGATACAAAGGAGACAATTTTGCAAAAATACTGAAGTTCCAGAAAGGTGTCCTTAGGACCAATTGTATAGACTGCTTGGACCGCACAAATGTTGCCCAATATGCATATGGTTTAGCTGCTCTTGGTTATCAGCTTCATGCATTGGGATTTATGGATCTCTTAAAAGTTGATCTAGATTCACCTTTAGCTGATGATTTGATGGCTTTGTATGAGAGAATGGGTGATACATTGGCCCTACAGTATGGTGGTTCTGCTGCCCACAATAAGGTA ATTTTTTCTGAAAGAAGAGGTCAATGGAAGGCTGCAACCCAGTCCCAGGAATTATTTAGGACCATCCAACGCTACTATAGCAATGCATACATGGATGCTGAAAAACAGGATTCTATTAATTT ATTCTTGGGACACTTCCAACCCCAGCAAGGTAAGCCAGCAATTTGGGAGCTGGATACAAAACAGCAGCGGATGATCGGGCAGCATCATACCTTTGCTGATGAAAATAAAAG ATCTTCATTTTTCAGGTCATTTATCATAAGATCCCTATCAGATGGCAATATTCCATGTGAAAGCCATACACCTGTTCCAAGCTCTGATACTGGACCCAAAAGTCTAGTTAGTTCAGCACTGCCTCCGAGAATGCAACAAGAGTCAGATGTCAAAGGTCTTTGTGACTCCACACCAGAAATTTcaacttgtgaaaatgatatatcatattcCAG GTACACACCAACAATTTCTAAAAGGCAACTTTTCTCAGATGGTGGACATGTATGCTTCAGTGAGCATAGATTTAATGATTCAAACTGTTCGAACTTCCTGGACTTTGATTGGCTTTCATCATCTGGGAATTCATGTGAGGATGAAGGATATGAGAG GTCCTCTCTTATTAACTCACCAACGGGGAATCTTTCCACTGAAAATATCATCGATGAAGAAATTAACATTTTGAGTGACGAAGGTCCTAATATCGAG GAAGTAGAACCAAAGCAAGGTGAACCTGCCATTGATGCTGCACAAAGCTCcaaccttggtgaattttcagatGGGTTTGCCCATTGGGTTGCCTACGGAGGGACTCTTTGTTATTGA
- the LOC135584407 gene encoding phosphoinositide phosphatase SAC2-like isoform X4, translating to MAADQDPAAEAATVAPAGSGYLQKFRLYETRSKFYMVGSNKSRTLWKVLKIDRLEPSELSIREDPTTYSESECFELLKRVHEGNISTGGLKFVTKCYGIAGFVKFLGPYYMLLITRRRKIGTICGHTIYTVSKSEMVPLPNSAVQSNFAYSKDENRYKRLLCNVDLTKDFFFSYSYNIMRSLQMNLCNNETGIILYETMFVWNEFLTRGVRNHLKNTTWTVALVYGYFKQVKLSICGKDFWLTLIARRSRHCAGTRFLKRGVNEKGRVANDVELEQIVFEDISKGVPAEITSIVQNRGSIPLFWSQETSKLNIRPDIILHKKDRNFEATRLHFGNLVKRYGNPIIILNLIKSREKKPRESLLRAEFANAIDFINKDLPEEKRLKFLHWDIQKHTRRKGSNVLELLGKVAAYALDITGFFYCQITPALKIEDGPKSPEQLRHYSGELLCNSPDSSEVTVSSYDSSWKDEVHNSDVTGSEFSGDKTKQNEDSLADEVQNSASSQNKNSADKTRYKGDNFAKILKFQKGVLRTNCIDCLDRTNVAQYAYGLAALGYQLHALGFMDLLKVDLDSPLADDLMALYERMGDTLALQYGGSAAHNKIFSERRGQWKAATQSQELFRTIQRYYSNAYMDAEKQDSINLFLGHFQPQQGKPAIWELDTKQQRMIGQHHTFADENKRSFIIRSLSDGNIPCESHTPVPSSDTGPKSLVSSALPPRMQQESDVKGLCDSTPEISTCENDISYSRYTPTISKRQLFSDGGHVCFSEHRFNDSNCSNFLDFDWLSSSGNSCEDEGYERSSLINSPTGNLSTENIIDEEINILSDEGPNIEEVEPKQGEPAIDAAQSSNLGEFSDGFAHWVAYGGTLCY from the exons ATGGCGGCGGATCAGGACCCGGCAGCGGAGGCCGCCACCGTCGCCCCTGCCGGGAGTGGTTACCTCCAGAAGTTTAGGCTCTACGAGACTCGATCG AAATTTTATATGGTTGGAAGCAATAAGAGTAGAACACTGTGGAAAGTATTAAAGATTGATAGGTTGGAGCCTTCTGAGCTGAGTATTCGTGAGGACCCAACCACGTACTCTGAAAGTGAATGTTTTGAGTTGCTGAAGCGAGTACATGAGGGAAACATTTCCACTGGTGGATTAAAATTTGTGACCAAATGTTATGGTATTGCTG GGTTTGTCAAGTTCCTGGGGCCCTACTACATGCTGCTCATTACTCGAAGAAGGAAGATTGGTACTATATGCGGTCACACTATTTATACTGTCTCCAAGAGTGAAATGGTTCCACTTCCAAATTCTGCTGTTCAGTCCAATTTTGCCTATTCTAAGGATGAGAACAG ATACAAGAGGCTACTATGCAATGTGGATCTCACAAAGGACTTCTTCTTCAGCTACTCATACAACATCATGCGCAGTCTTCAAATGAACCTATGTAATAATGAGACAGGGATAATTCTCTATGAAACAATGTTCGTCTGGAATGAGTTTTTGACACGTGGTGTTCGTAATCATCTCAAAAACACTACTTGGACTGTTGCATTAGTTTATGGATATTTTAAGCAG GTTAAACTTTCAATATGTGGCAAAGATTTTTGGTTGACACTCATTGCTAGACGTTCTCGTCATTGTGCTGGCACCAG GTTCCTCAAACGTGGTGTTAATGAGAAGGGTCGTGTAGCCAATGATGTTGAGCTAGAACAGATTGTGTTTGAAGATATTTCTAAAGGGGTTCCTGCAGAAATAACTTCCATCGTGCAGAATAGAGGCTCCATCCCCCTCTTCTGGTCCCAGGAAACTTCAAAATTAAATATCCGGCCTGATATTATCT TGCACAAGAAGGACAGGAACTTTGAAGCTACCCGACTTCACTTTGGAAATCTTGTAAAGAGATATGGCAACCCAATAATTATCTTAAATTTGATTAAG TCACGTGAGAAGAAGCCTCGAGAATCTTTGCTTCGAGCTGAGTTTGCTAATGCGATTGATTTCATAAATAAAGATTTACCAGAGGAGAAACGCCTGAAATTTTTGCACTGGGATATTCAAAAGCATACTAGAAG AAAAGGTTCAAATGTGCTGGAATTATTAGGCAAAGTTGCAGCATATGCATTGGATATAACAGGCTTCTTTTATTGTCAAATAACACCAGCCTTGAAAATTGAGGATGGTCCTAAGAGTCCAGAACAACT AAGACATTATTCTGGAGAATTGTTGTGCAATAGTCCAGACAGCTCAGAAGTTACCGTTAGTTCTTACGACAGTTCCTGGAAGGATGAAGTGCATAACTCAGATGTCACTGGAAGTGAATTTTCTGGAGACAAAACCAAACAAAATGAAGACAGTTTGGCTGATGAAGTACAGAACTCTGCTAGCTCTCAAAATAAAAATTCTGCAGATAAAACTAGATACAAAGGAGACAATTTTGCAAAAATACTGAAGTTCCAGAAAGGTGTCCTTAGGACCAATTGTATAGACTGCTTGGACCGCACAAATGTTGCCCAATATGCATATGGTTTAGCTGCTCTTGGTTATCAGCTTCATGCATTGGGATTTATGGATCTCTTAAAAGTTGATCTAGATTCACCTTTAGCTGATGATTTGATGGCTTTGTATGAGAGAATGGGTGATACATTGGCCCTACAGTATGGTGGTTCTGCTGCCCACAATAAG ATTTTTTCTGAAAGAAGAGGTCAATGGAAGGCTGCAACCCAGTCCCAGGAATTATTTAGGACCATCCAACGCTACTATAGCAATGCATACATGGATGCTGAAAAACAGGATTCTATTAATTT ATTCTTGGGACACTTCCAACCCCAGCAAGGTAAGCCAGCAATTTGGGAGCTGGATACAAAACAGCAGCGGATGATCGGGCAGCATCATACCTTTGCTGATGAAAATAAAAG GTCATTTATCATAAGATCCCTATCAGATGGCAATATTCCATGTGAAAGCCATACACCTGTTCCAAGCTCTGATACTGGACCCAAAAGTCTAGTTAGTTCAGCACTGCCTCCGAGAATGCAACAAGAGTCAGATGTCAAAGGTCTTTGTGACTCCACACCAGAAATTTcaacttgtgaaaatgatatatcatattcCAG GTACACACCAACAATTTCTAAAAGGCAACTTTTCTCAGATGGTGGACATGTATGCTTCAGTGAGCATAGATTTAATGATTCAAACTGTTCGAACTTCCTGGACTTTGATTGGCTTTCATCATCTGGGAATTCATGTGAGGATGAAGGATATGAGAG GTCCTCTCTTATTAACTCACCAACGGGGAATCTTTCCACTGAAAATATCATCGATGAAGAAATTAACATTTTGAGTGACGAAGGTCCTAATATCGAG GAAGTAGAACCAAAGCAAGGTGAACCTGCCATTGATGCTGCACAAAGCTCcaaccttggtgaattttcagatGGGTTTGCCCATTGGGTTGCCTACGGAGGGACTCTTTGTTATTGA
- the LOC135584407 gene encoding phosphoinositide phosphatase SAC2-like isoform X2 yields the protein MAADQDPAAEAATVAPAGSGYLQKFRLYETRSKFYMVGSNKSRTLWKVLKIDRLEPSELSIREDPTTYSESECFELLKRVHEGNISTGGLKFVTKCYGIAGFVKFLGPYYMLLITRRRKIGTICGHTIYTVSKSEMVPLPNSAVQSNFAYSKDENRYKRLLCNVDLTKDFFFSYSYNIMRSLQMNLCNNETGIILYETMFVWNEFLTRGVRNHLKNTTWTVALVYGYFKQVKLSICGKDFWLTLIARRSRHCAGTRFLKRGVNEKGRVANDVELEQIVFEDISKGVPAEITSIVQNRGSIPLFWSQETSKLNIRPDIILHKKDRNFEATRLHFGNLVKRYGNPIIILNLIKSREKKPRESLLRAEFANAIDFINKDLPEEKRLKFLHWDIQKHTRRKGSNVLELLGKVAAYALDITGFFYCQITPALKIEDGPKSPEQLRHYSGELLCNSPDSSEVTVSSYDSSWKDEVHNSDVTGSEFSGDKTKQNEDSLADEVQNSASSQNKNSADKTRYKGDNFAKILKFQKGVLRTNCIDCLDRTNVAQYAYGLAALGYQLHALGFMDLLKVDLDSPLADDLMALYERMGDTLALQYGGSAAHNKIFSERRGQWKAATQSQELFRTIQRYYSNAYMDAEKQDSINLFLGHFQPQQGKPAIWELDTKQQRMIGQHHTFADENKRSSFFRSFIIRSLSDGNIPCESHTPVPSSDTGPKSLVSSALPPRMQQESDVKGLCDSTPEISTCENDISYSRYTPTISKRQLFSDGGHVCFSEHRFNDSNCSNFLDFDWLSSSGNSCEDEGYERSSLINSPTGNLSTENIIDEEINILSDEGPNIEEVEPKQGEPAIDAAQSSNLGEFSDGFAHWVAYGGTLCY from the exons ATGGCGGCGGATCAGGACCCGGCAGCGGAGGCCGCCACCGTCGCCCCTGCCGGGAGTGGTTACCTCCAGAAGTTTAGGCTCTACGAGACTCGATCG AAATTTTATATGGTTGGAAGCAATAAGAGTAGAACACTGTGGAAAGTATTAAAGATTGATAGGTTGGAGCCTTCTGAGCTGAGTATTCGTGAGGACCCAACCACGTACTCTGAAAGTGAATGTTTTGAGTTGCTGAAGCGAGTACATGAGGGAAACATTTCCACTGGTGGATTAAAATTTGTGACCAAATGTTATGGTATTGCTG GGTTTGTCAAGTTCCTGGGGCCCTACTACATGCTGCTCATTACTCGAAGAAGGAAGATTGGTACTATATGCGGTCACACTATTTATACTGTCTCCAAGAGTGAAATGGTTCCACTTCCAAATTCTGCTGTTCAGTCCAATTTTGCCTATTCTAAGGATGAGAACAG ATACAAGAGGCTACTATGCAATGTGGATCTCACAAAGGACTTCTTCTTCAGCTACTCATACAACATCATGCGCAGTCTTCAAATGAACCTATGTAATAATGAGACAGGGATAATTCTCTATGAAACAATGTTCGTCTGGAATGAGTTTTTGACACGTGGTGTTCGTAATCATCTCAAAAACACTACTTGGACTGTTGCATTAGTTTATGGATATTTTAAGCAG GTTAAACTTTCAATATGTGGCAAAGATTTTTGGTTGACACTCATTGCTAGACGTTCTCGTCATTGTGCTGGCACCAG GTTCCTCAAACGTGGTGTTAATGAGAAGGGTCGTGTAGCCAATGATGTTGAGCTAGAACAGATTGTGTTTGAAGATATTTCTAAAGGGGTTCCTGCAGAAATAACTTCCATCGTGCAGAATAGAGGCTCCATCCCCCTCTTCTGGTCCCAGGAAACTTCAAAATTAAATATCCGGCCTGATATTATCT TGCACAAGAAGGACAGGAACTTTGAAGCTACCCGACTTCACTTTGGAAATCTTGTAAAGAGATATGGCAACCCAATAATTATCTTAAATTTGATTAAG TCACGTGAGAAGAAGCCTCGAGAATCTTTGCTTCGAGCTGAGTTTGCTAATGCGATTGATTTCATAAATAAAGATTTACCAGAGGAGAAACGCCTGAAATTTTTGCACTGGGATATTCAAAAGCATACTAGAAG AAAAGGTTCAAATGTGCTGGAATTATTAGGCAAAGTTGCAGCATATGCATTGGATATAACAGGCTTCTTTTATTGTCAAATAACACCAGCCTTGAAAATTGAGGATGGTCCTAAGAGTCCAGAACAACT AAGACATTATTCTGGAGAATTGTTGTGCAATAGTCCAGACAGCTCAGAAGTTACCGTTAGTTCTTACGACAGTTCCTGGAAGGATGAAGTGCATAACTCAGATGTCACTGGAAGTGAATTTTCTGGAGACAAAACCAAACAAAATGAAGACAGTTTGGCTGATGAAGTACAGAACTCTGCTAGCTCTCAAAATAAAAATTCTGCAGATAAAACTAGATACAAAGGAGACAATTTTGCAAAAATACTGAAGTTCCAGAAAGGTGTCCTTAGGACCAATTGTATAGACTGCTTGGACCGCACAAATGTTGCCCAATATGCATATGGTTTAGCTGCTCTTGGTTATCAGCTTCATGCATTGGGATTTATGGATCTCTTAAAAGTTGATCTAGATTCACCTTTAGCTGATGATTTGATGGCTTTGTATGAGAGAATGGGTGATACATTGGCCCTACAGTATGGTGGTTCTGCTGCCCACAATAAG ATTTTTTCTGAAAGAAGAGGTCAATGGAAGGCTGCAACCCAGTCCCAGGAATTATTTAGGACCATCCAACGCTACTATAGCAATGCATACATGGATGCTGAAAAACAGGATTCTATTAATTT ATTCTTGGGACACTTCCAACCCCAGCAAGGTAAGCCAGCAATTTGGGAGCTGGATACAAAACAGCAGCGGATGATCGGGCAGCATCATACCTTTGCTGATGAAAATAAAAG ATCTTCATTTTTCAGGTCATTTATCATAAGATCCCTATCAGATGGCAATATTCCATGTGAAAGCCATACACCTGTTCCAAGCTCTGATACTGGACCCAAAAGTCTAGTTAGTTCAGCACTGCCTCCGAGAATGCAACAAGAGTCAGATGTCAAAGGTCTTTGTGACTCCACACCAGAAATTTcaacttgtgaaaatgatatatcatattcCAG GTACACACCAACAATTTCTAAAAGGCAACTTTTCTCAGATGGTGGACATGTATGCTTCAGTGAGCATAGATTTAATGATTCAAACTGTTCGAACTTCCTGGACTTTGATTGGCTTTCATCATCTGGGAATTCATGTGAGGATGAAGGATATGAGAG GTCCTCTCTTATTAACTCACCAACGGGGAATCTTTCCACTGAAAATATCATCGATGAAGAAATTAACATTTTGAGTGACGAAGGTCCTAATATCGAG GAAGTAGAACCAAAGCAAGGTGAACCTGCCATTGATGCTGCACAAAGCTCcaaccttggtgaattttcagatGGGTTTGCCCATTGGGTTGCCTACGGAGGGACTCTTTGTTATTGA
- the LOC135584407 gene encoding phosphoinositide phosphatase SAC2-like isoform X3 has product MAADQDPAAEAATVAPAGSGYLQKFRLYETRSKFYMVGSNKSRTLWKVLKIDRLEPSELSIREDPTTYSESECFELLKRVHEGNISTGGLKFVTKCYGIAGFVKFLGPYYMLLITRRRKIGTICGHTIYTVSKSEMVPLPNSAVQSNFAYSKDENRYKRLLCNVDLTKDFFFSYSYNIMRSLQMNLCNNETGIILYETMFVWNEFLTRGVRNHLKNTTWTVALVYGYFKQVKLSICGKDFWLTLIARRSRHCAGTRFLKRGVNEKGRVANDVELEQIVFEDISKGVPAEITSIVQNRGSIPLFWSQETSKLNIRPDIILHKKDRNFEATRLHFGNLVKRYGNPIIILNLIKSREKKPRESLLRAEFANAIDFINKDLPEEKRLKFLHWDIQKHTRRKGSNVLELLGKVAAYALDITGFFYCQITPALKIEDGPKSPEQLRHYSGELLCNSPDSSEVTVSSYDSSWKDEVHNSDVTGSEFSGDKTKQNEDSLADEVQNSASSQNKNSADKTRYKGDNFAKILKFQKGVLRTNCIDCLDRTNVAQYAYGLAALGYQLHALGFMDLLKVDLDSPLADDLMALYERMGDTLALQYGGSAAHNKVIFSERRGQWKAATQSQELFRTIQRYYSNAYMDAEKQDSINLFLGHFQPQQGKPAIWELDTKQQRMIGQHHTFADENKRSFIIRSLSDGNIPCESHTPVPSSDTGPKSLVSSALPPRMQQESDVKGLCDSTPEISTCENDISYSRYTPTISKRQLFSDGGHVCFSEHRFNDSNCSNFLDFDWLSSSGNSCEDEGYERSSLINSPTGNLSTENIIDEEINILSDEGPNIEEVEPKQGEPAIDAAQSSNLGEFSDGFAHWVAYGGTLCY; this is encoded by the exons ATGGCGGCGGATCAGGACCCGGCAGCGGAGGCCGCCACCGTCGCCCCTGCCGGGAGTGGTTACCTCCAGAAGTTTAGGCTCTACGAGACTCGATCG AAATTTTATATGGTTGGAAGCAATAAGAGTAGAACACTGTGGAAAGTATTAAAGATTGATAGGTTGGAGCCTTCTGAGCTGAGTATTCGTGAGGACCCAACCACGTACTCTGAAAGTGAATGTTTTGAGTTGCTGAAGCGAGTACATGAGGGAAACATTTCCACTGGTGGATTAAAATTTGTGACCAAATGTTATGGTATTGCTG GGTTTGTCAAGTTCCTGGGGCCCTACTACATGCTGCTCATTACTCGAAGAAGGAAGATTGGTACTATATGCGGTCACACTATTTATACTGTCTCCAAGAGTGAAATGGTTCCACTTCCAAATTCTGCTGTTCAGTCCAATTTTGCCTATTCTAAGGATGAGAACAG ATACAAGAGGCTACTATGCAATGTGGATCTCACAAAGGACTTCTTCTTCAGCTACTCATACAACATCATGCGCAGTCTTCAAATGAACCTATGTAATAATGAGACAGGGATAATTCTCTATGAAACAATGTTCGTCTGGAATGAGTTTTTGACACGTGGTGTTCGTAATCATCTCAAAAACACTACTTGGACTGTTGCATTAGTTTATGGATATTTTAAGCAG GTTAAACTTTCAATATGTGGCAAAGATTTTTGGTTGACACTCATTGCTAGACGTTCTCGTCATTGTGCTGGCACCAG GTTCCTCAAACGTGGTGTTAATGAGAAGGGTCGTGTAGCCAATGATGTTGAGCTAGAACAGATTGTGTTTGAAGATATTTCTAAAGGGGTTCCTGCAGAAATAACTTCCATCGTGCAGAATAGAGGCTCCATCCCCCTCTTCTGGTCCCAGGAAACTTCAAAATTAAATATCCGGCCTGATATTATCT TGCACAAGAAGGACAGGAACTTTGAAGCTACCCGACTTCACTTTGGAAATCTTGTAAAGAGATATGGCAACCCAATAATTATCTTAAATTTGATTAAG TCACGTGAGAAGAAGCCTCGAGAATCTTTGCTTCGAGCTGAGTTTGCTAATGCGATTGATTTCATAAATAAAGATTTACCAGAGGAGAAACGCCTGAAATTTTTGCACTGGGATATTCAAAAGCATACTAGAAG AAAAGGTTCAAATGTGCTGGAATTATTAGGCAAAGTTGCAGCATATGCATTGGATATAACAGGCTTCTTTTATTGTCAAATAACACCAGCCTTGAAAATTGAGGATGGTCCTAAGAGTCCAGAACAACT AAGACATTATTCTGGAGAATTGTTGTGCAATAGTCCAGACAGCTCAGAAGTTACCGTTAGTTCTTACGACAGTTCCTGGAAGGATGAAGTGCATAACTCAGATGTCACTGGAAGTGAATTTTCTGGAGACAAAACCAAACAAAATGAAGACAGTTTGGCTGATGAAGTACAGAACTCTGCTAGCTCTCAAAATAAAAATTCTGCAGATAAAACTAGATACAAAGGAGACAATTTTGCAAAAATACTGAAGTTCCAGAAAGGTGTCCTTAGGACCAATTGTATAGACTGCTTGGACCGCACAAATGTTGCCCAATATGCATATGGTTTAGCTGCTCTTGGTTATCAGCTTCATGCATTGGGATTTATGGATCTCTTAAAAGTTGATCTAGATTCACCTTTAGCTGATGATTTGATGGCTTTGTATGAGAGAATGGGTGATACATTGGCCCTACAGTATGGTGGTTCTGCTGCCCACAATAAGGTA ATTTTTTCTGAAAGAAGAGGTCAATGGAAGGCTGCAACCCAGTCCCAGGAATTATTTAGGACCATCCAACGCTACTATAGCAATGCATACATGGATGCTGAAAAACAGGATTCTATTAATTT ATTCTTGGGACACTTCCAACCCCAGCAAGGTAAGCCAGCAATTTGGGAGCTGGATACAAAACAGCAGCGGATGATCGGGCAGCATCATACCTTTGCTGATGAAAATAAAAG GTCATTTATCATAAGATCCCTATCAGATGGCAATATTCCATGTGAAAGCCATACACCTGTTCCAAGCTCTGATACTGGACCCAAAAGTCTAGTTAGTTCAGCACTGCCTCCGAGAATGCAACAAGAGTCAGATGTCAAAGGTCTTTGTGACTCCACACCAGAAATTTcaacttgtgaaaatgatatatcatattcCAG GTACACACCAACAATTTCTAAAAGGCAACTTTTCTCAGATGGTGGACATGTATGCTTCAGTGAGCATAGATTTAATGATTCAAACTGTTCGAACTTCCTGGACTTTGATTGGCTTTCATCATCTGGGAATTCATGTGAGGATGAAGGATATGAGAG GTCCTCTCTTATTAACTCACCAACGGGGAATCTTTCCACTGAAAATATCATCGATGAAGAAATTAACATTTTGAGTGACGAAGGTCCTAATATCGAG GAAGTAGAACCAAAGCAAGGTGAACCTGCCATTGATGCTGCACAAAGCTCcaaccttggtgaattttcagatGGGTTTGCCCATTGGGTTGCCTACGGAGGGACTCTTTGTTATTGA